In Triticum urartu cultivar G1812 chromosome 6, Tu2.1, whole genome shotgun sequence, the following proteins share a genomic window:
- the LOC125514392 gene encoding uncharacterized protein LOC125514392 — translation MACFPTTGAPHGEEWTRSTPSFPTRYEKEEIGPRKLFSHIFMCRAEKNPNGELGMPSNVQVAFVLSSAVWSSSIALLARHLLGWSKSPCPRNSHHKLFTSPSKTKGTTSYAAVPKDPTQTGEIASTGDVVDPASKTKC, via the exons ATGGCTTGCTTCCCAACCACAGGTGCTCCCCACGGCGAGGAATGGACGCGCTCAACGCCTTCCTTCCCAACCAG atatgagaaagaagaaataGGACCAAGAAAATTATTTTCTCATATATTCATGTGTCGTGCGGAGAAGAACCCGAATGGAGAACTTGGTATGCCGAGTAATGTGCAG GTTGCTTTTGTCCTCTCATCTGCTGTTTGGTCTTCGTCTATTGCTCTGCTGGCTCGTCATCTCCTCGGTTGGAG CAAATCACCGTGCCCTAGGAACTCTCATCACAAGCTCTTCACTTCGCCTTCCAAAACCAAGGGAACTACATCATATGCGGCTGTGCCTAAAGATCCTACCCAAACTGGAGAAATTGCTTCTACTGGAGATGTTGTTGACCCTGCTTCCAAAACAAAATGTTAG